CAAGGGGGAAGCAGGCCGCCCTAGGAAGGGGACTGGGATTTCCTACCAGGCCACGCCTCGCTGGCAATTGGTTGGTCTCTTCATCCAGACGCAGGTGGGTGGTGGCCAAATCTTGCACTACCCTGGCGAAGGGTAGGCCCCGCCCCGTGCCGGTTTAGTAGCTGTGCgcgccagtgagttccaggcatggAGGGAGGCGGGCTGGGCCTTACCGTTTGCGTGCTGACTGGGGCCTCCCGGGGCTTCGGCCGCGCCCTGGCCCCGCTGTTGGCCCGGCTGCTGTCGCCCGGTTCGGTGCTGCTCCTGAGCGCACGCAGTGACTCGGCGCTGCggcagctggaggaggagctgggcacaCAGCATCCGGGCCTGCGAGTGGTGGGGGCAGCAGCCGACCTTTGCACCGAGGCTGGCGTGCAGCGGCTGTTGTGCGCGGTGCGCGAGCTCCCCAGGCCCGAGGGGCTGCAGCGCCTGCTGCTCATCAACAATGCAGGTGATACCACCGATCAGACCGACCAGACTGACCAGACTGGGGCTGTGGGCTCTCGCCGTTTGGGTAGTCCCTGAAAGTCCAGAGTCCAAGTGGAGACAGCCTGATTGTCTAAAGCTCC
Above is a window of Microtus ochrogaster isolate Prairie Vole_2 unplaced genomic scaffold, MicOch1.0 UNK62, whole genome shotgun sequence DNA encoding:
- the Spr gene encoding sepiapterin reductase, whose product is MEGGGLGLTVCVLTGASRGFGRALAPLLARLLSPGSVLLLSARSDSALRQLEEELGTQHPGLRVVGAAADLCTEAGVQRLLCAVRELPRPEGLQRLLLINNAGTLGDVSKGFLNVTDPAEVNTYWTLNLTSMLCLTSGTLNAFQDSPGLSKTVVNISSLCALQPYKGWALYCAGKAARDMLYQVLAAEEPGVRVLSYAPGPLD